A stretch of Palaemon carinicauda isolate YSFRI2023 chromosome 36, ASM3689809v2, whole genome shotgun sequence DNA encodes these proteins:
- the LOC137628525 gene encoding uncharacterized protein codes for MREHENLLEILRKENAEMKKELIQYREQVNELKNEVGQLKAEKDKLESEKENEKGKKNQIEKTVNLNKLKNEVGKLKAEKTKLESECVQKELQKKKLENLLESLRKEKQSGNKWKLEFEELKEEKEKLEANLVKDYEKLEFVCKIKDLEIMEQKMIAEKFESENKEIKKAQSENTEQLNKLKSELVNLKQRRS; via the exons atgagggaacatgaaaatttgctggaaattctcaggaaggagaatgcagaaatgaagaaagaactaaTTCAatacagagaacaagtcaacgaattgaaaaatgaggtaggtcaattgaaggcagaaaaagataagctggaatctga gaaagagaatgagaaagggaagaaaaatcaaattgagaaaacagtaaacctgaataaattgaaaaatgaagtggGTAAATTAAAGGCAGAAAAGACAAAATTGGAGTCTGAATGTGTCCAAAAAGAGCTTCAAAAGAAGAAACTGGAAAATTTGCTCGAAAGTCttagaaaggaaaaacaaagtggaaataaatggaaactggaatttgaagaactgaaagaagaaaaggagaaacttGAAGCAAATTTGGTGAAAGATTATGAAAAACTAGAATTTGTCTGCAAAATAAAAGACCTCGAAATAATGGAACAAAAAATGATTGCTGAAAAGTTTGaaagtgaaaataaagaaattaaaaaggcgCAAAGTGAGAACACGGAACAACTGAATAAATTGAAAAGTGAACTTGTGAACTTAAAGCAGAGAAGAAGCTAG
- the LOC137628526 gene encoding dnaJ homolog subfamily C member 7-like: MNNRPKEAVDIFTQALAVKTDNDEGTALLHVLRAEANAATEKPPNMDIVLDCSMAIEKGCEGWKAYMLRGRYLIKLGLFDAALKDFETVKVKKNEKFSKIVEDTKALQKEWEDKGHYEILGPGKTATKAEVIKSFRDLSMVFHPDRHRDKPEFLQEAFEEKYKKVVNAKLILVDERNRRDYDEELRHQEEYEHWEKSGGQWNRQEPGQWNHGRQYHQGRPRWEEHRQYNQGPRKEQHRQGNNHRYYY, from the coding sequence ATGAATAATAGGCCCAAAGAGGCTGTAGATATCTTCACCCAAGCCTTGGCTGTGAAGACTGACAACGACGAAGGAACGGCTCTTCTGCATGTCCTTcgagctgaagcgaacgcagccaCTGAAAAGCCTCCTAATATGGATATTGTATTAGACTGCTCCATGGCCATCGAGAAAGGATGTGAAGGATGGAAAGCGTACATGTTACGAGGGCGGTACCTCATCAAACTCGGCCTTTTCGACGCGGCCTTGAAGGACTTCGAaacggtgaaagtgaagaaaaatgagaaattttCAAAAATCGTTGAAGATACTAAGGCACTGCAGAAGGAATGGGAAGACAAAGGACACTATGAGATCCTGGGTCCGGGAAAGACAGCCACGAAGGCAGAGGTTATAAAATCCTTCAGGGACCTGTCCATGGTGTTCCACCCAGACAGACATCGGGACAAACCCGAATTcctacaggaggcattcgaggagaagtacaAAAAGGTGGTCAACGCGAAACTGATTCTGGTGGACGAAAGGAACCGAAGAGATTATGACGAAGAGCTACGCCATCAGGAGGAATATGAACACTGGGAGAAGAGTGGCGGCCAGTGGAATCGTCAGGAGCCAGGGCAGTGGAACCACGGGCGGCAGTACCATCAAGGACGCCCCAGATGGGAAGAGCATAGACAGTACAATCAAGGACCAAGAAAGGAGCAACATCGTCAAGGGAACAACCACcgatattattattaa